The following are from one region of the candidate division WOR-3 bacterium genome:
- a CDS encoding nucleotide sugar dehydrogenase, whose translation MKKITPECELYSESPQGEKFPLPKKEEYDKEYDKIEALSKKARDEGKEIVVVMGVGFVGAVMAAIVADSANDKGEPGKFVIGCQRPSARSLWKIHLLNRGESPVKAEDPEVEELIKRCVIERKNLVATYNNDCLKLADCVIVDVQCDFVKRDLGDMRTGETDMRALEETIRIIGEKIQEKCLVLIETTVAPGTTEFVAYPILKKAFLKRNLKGKPLLSHSFERVMPGREYVRSIRDFWRVCAGCDEEAKERVVKFLNEVLNTKEFPLTVMDRPIESETTKIVENSYRAAILAFINEWSVFAERNGVDLIKVIKAIKMRPTHSNIIFPGPGIGGYCLPKDGGLGYWAYRHILGFDDGDDLFRITPASIDINDTRGLHAAQLARDALRNMGKYIAGSTVVICGASYRQDVGDTRYSGSELIARKLAEMGADVRVHDPYVAHWYELEEQDVYPSPESSRKHFFRNQEELKNVVVEKDLEKALKQADAVVLAVPHEPYLKLEAEKIISMADGSIAVVDCFGILSDDKIEKLFELGCEVKGMGRGHIQRIKEKVRNRKA comes from the coding sequence ATGAAAAAGATTACCCCCGAATGCGAATTATACTCGGAAAGCCCGCAAGGCGAGAAATTCCCTCTTCCTAAAAAGGAAGAATACGACAAGGAATATGACAAAATTGAAGCCCTCTCAAAAAAAGCCCGGGACGAAGGAAAAGAAATAGTCGTGGTCATGGGGGTCGGATTTGTTGGAGCAGTAATGGCGGCAATAGTCGCCGACTCCGCGAATGATAAAGGGGAACCCGGTAAATTCGTAATTGGATGTCAGAGACCCAGCGCGAGAAGCTTGTGGAAGATTCATCTTTTGAACAGGGGAGAATCTCCTGTCAAGGCTGAAGATCCGGAAGTAGAAGAACTGATAAAAAGATGCGTCATCGAGCGTAAAAACTTAGTTGCGACCTACAACAACGACTGCCTCAAGCTTGCAGACTGCGTCATCGTCGATGTACAGTGCGATTTTGTAAAAAGAGACCTAGGCGACATGAGAACCGGTGAAACTGACATGAGAGCCCTGGAAGAAACGATAAGAATAATCGGCGAAAAAATACAGGAAAAGTGTCTGGTTCTAATAGAGACTACCGTCGCCCCCGGGACGACTGAATTTGTCGCATATCCCATTCTAAAAAAAGCTTTCCTCAAGAGAAACTTGAAAGGAAAGCCTTTGCTGTCGCACAGTTTCGAAAGAGTGATGCCGGGAAGAGAATATGTAAGAAGCATTCGCGATTTCTGGAGAGTGTGCGCAGGTTGCGACGAAGAGGCGAAAGAGAGAGTTGTGAAATTTCTCAACGAAGTCCTCAACACAAAGGAATTCCCTCTGACGGTGATGGACAGGCCGATCGAATCAGAGACTACTAAGATAGTCGAGAATTCATACAGGGCTGCAATACTCGCTTTCATAAACGAATGGAGCGTTTTCGCGGAAAGAAACGGAGTGGACCTTATTAAAGTCATCAAAGCAATTAAGATGAGGCCGACACACAGCAACATAATTTTTCCTGGACCGGGCATAGGCGGATACTGTCTTCCGAAAGACGGAGGGCTAGGATACTGGGCGTACAGGCACATACTTGGATTCGACGATGGAGACGACCTGTTCAGAATCACTCCAGCGTCTATTGATATAAACGACACGAGAGGTTTGCACGCCGCTCAACTGGCCAGAGACGCTTTGAGGAACATGGGAAAATATATTGCCGGTTCTACAGTCGTCATATGCGGCGCAAGCTACAGGCAGGATGTCGGTGATACGAGATACAGCGGAAGCGAACTCATAGCGAGAAAACTCGCGGAGATGGGTGCTGACGTCCGTGTACACGATCCTTACGTCGCGCACTGGTACGAACTGGAGGAACAGGACGTTTATCCGTCGCCCGAAAGCTCGAGAAAGCATTTTTTCAGGAACCAGGAAGAACTGAAAAATGTCGTGGTTGAAAAAGATCTCGAGAAAGCCTTGAAACAAGCAGACGCCGTAGTCCTCGCGGTGCCGCACGAACCGTATCTGAAGCTTGAAGCGGAAAAGATAATTTCGATGGCAGATGGCTCTATCGCAGTAGTCGACTGCTTCGGAATTCTTTCAGACGATAAAATTGAAAAACTTTTTGAACTCGGATGCGAAGTCAAGGGCATGGGAAGAGGTCACATCCAGAGGATAAAAGAAAAGGTGAGAAACAGGAAAGCCTGA
- a CDS encoding FAD-dependent oxidoreductase gives MSTVNLTIDGKQVEARQGSTILETVREFNIAEIPTLCHDPELPPFGSCFLCVVEVQGMNKLVPSCSTPVAEGMVVSTYNERIYQTRKMALELLLSNHYADCVAPCSEGCPANVDVQTYIALISAGKYSEAVKTIREKNPLPVVCGRICVRKCELNCRRKEVDEQPVGINYLKRYASDYEREHHENETPKKFNGKSVAVIGGGPAGLTAAYYLAKEGYGVTVYDMMEKLGGMLRYGIPEYRLPKSVLDKEIGFILDLGVKVKTGVRYGRDFTYEDLKKEGFSAVFIGTGAWSSQNMGIEGEDKIPGILSGIDYLREHQLKGEVRLKGKVIVVGGGNTAIDAARTAVREKDVVKVTLLYRRTRNEMPADPLEIHGAEEEGVELLFLTAPTGFLTGKKGELKALKCQKMELGAPDSSGRRRPVPVPGSDFEIECNNLISAIGQKPDLAGIGLDKTKWNTIVADERTLKTSQEDVFAGGDAVLGPAVVIDAIAQGQKAAKAIDGYLSGKTSDFKTKFISKRDLFGRAPENYYKFASPFKRSAMLEEEPQERIEDEREVEKGIDEKDVPNEASRCLECGCSLQDACALRDYATAYDADVSRFLGEVRITPVDRSHPFILLDQNKCILCGRCVRTCSDIVGPSVYGFIDRGFNTQVCPIPGEGLRNTDCINCGNCIDVCPTGAIANVPSSAKPIPRLLEKIKSVCSFCSVGCHLLVEMDPTGSWKIGSGRNGEVEGPSKGLLCFRGRFGHELIKDGSRMTRPMINKNGRLVETDWETAIDAVVSGFKSSSGEQDSNAVFFSRKSSAEEMFLLRKISDAFRTGVCASLSALFSPESELLNDLPETYGRSTADFNDLDMADVIVAIGDIENRNPVAAMRINKRKSEGAAVFLIDPNEASILSKKADLSLCFKNGEDGYLIAALLNSLISKGGLKWEIIAKLTSDFSAFEESLKKWSLRTVEETTGIKRRMIKKFVDALSAPEKNVVFLLNSDQYSYPETLRLICSYFVLTGKLFQKGNGFILLGSHSNSFAYRIYEPPESGNKARQALCKSEKLKGVLIFREDPCSDEKHKEVFEKAEFLVVSDFTLTQTARKADVFLPCSAHFESDSSFISAVGEVFTSARIFEPLPGKDNVSFLSEILEKAGGEKIRSVRASAIESLSYKKPHFHKKKEADALGSPEYFFRLKPFSLKKIEMEEHKNIDSTDRWIECFKEKKFK, from the coding sequence ATGTCCACTGTCAATTTAACAATAGACGGAAAACAGGTTGAAGCCAGACAGGGAAGCACGATTCTTGAAACTGTCAGGGAATTCAACATTGCCGAAATTCCGACCCTCTGCCACGACCCTGAATTGCCTCCGTTTGGTTCGTGTTTTCTCTGCGTCGTCGAAGTGCAGGGTATGAACAAACTGGTTCCTTCCTGTTCGACTCCGGTCGCTGAAGGAATGGTTGTCAGCACCTACAATGAGAGGATTTATCAGACGCGGAAGATGGCTCTCGAACTGCTTCTTTCGAATCATTACGCCGACTGTGTCGCTCCGTGCAGTGAAGGTTGTCCGGCTAACGTCGATGTCCAGACATACATAGCCCTTATATCCGCGGGAAAGTATTCTGAAGCAGTCAAAACCATAAGGGAAAAAAATCCCCTGCCTGTAGTATGCGGAAGGATATGCGTCAGGAAATGCGAACTTAACTGCAGAAGAAAGGAAGTGGACGAACAGCCGGTCGGGATCAATTATCTGAAAAGATACGCTTCGGATTACGAAAGAGAACATCACGAAAATGAAACTCCGAAAAAATTCAACGGAAAAAGCGTCGCGGTAATAGGAGGGGGACCGGCGGGTTTGACCGCGGCTTATTATCTCGCAAAAGAGGGTTACGGAGTAACTGTATACGACATGATGGAAAAACTCGGCGGCATGCTCAGATACGGAATCCCCGAATACAGGCTTCCTAAATCCGTTCTCGATAAGGAAATTGGATTCATTCTCGACTTAGGAGTGAAGGTAAAGACGGGAGTTCGTTACGGAAGGGATTTCACTTACGAAGACCTGAAAAAAGAAGGCTTTTCTGCGGTTTTCATAGGCACAGGCGCCTGGTCGAGTCAAAACATGGGAATAGAAGGCGAGGATAAGATACCGGGAATCCTTTCGGGGATAGACTATCTCAGAGAGCATCAGTTAAAGGGAGAGGTCCGGCTCAAAGGAAAAGTGATTGTAGTCGGAGGAGGGAATACTGCCATAGATGCCGCGAGAACTGCCGTCAGGGAGAAAGACGTCGTTAAGGTGACTCTTCTTTACAGAAGGACAAGAAACGAGATGCCGGCCGATCCCCTGGAAATTCACGGAGCGGAGGAAGAAGGAGTGGAACTTTTATTCCTGACCGCCCCGACAGGATTTTTGACCGGGAAAAAAGGTGAACTTAAAGCTCTCAAGTGCCAGAAAATGGAGCTCGGTGCACCTGACTCATCAGGCAGAAGAAGACCCGTGCCTGTCCCCGGGAGCGATTTTGAAATTGAGTGCAACAATCTTATTTCCGCCATCGGACAAAAACCCGATCTTGCCGGCATCGGCCTGGATAAAACAAAATGGAACACAATAGTCGCCGACGAAAGGACATTGAAAACGAGCCAGGAAGATGTGTTTGCCGGAGGAGACGCAGTTCTCGGCCCCGCTGTTGTAATAGATGCGATAGCGCAGGGACAAAAAGCCGCGAAAGCAATTGACGGGTACCTCTCTGGAAAAACGTCTGATTTTAAGACAAAATTTATTTCAAAGAGGGATTTATTCGGCCGCGCACCCGAGAATTACTATAAATTCGCCTCTCCTTTTAAAAGAAGCGCCATGCTTGAGGAAGAACCTCAAGAAAGAATCGAGGACGAACGTGAAGTAGAAAAAGGGATAGACGAAAAAGACGTTCCGAACGAAGCATCGAGATGCCTCGAATGCGGCTGTTCCTTGCAGGATGCATGCGCCTTACGGGATTACGCTACGGCTTACGACGCCGACGTCAGCAGGTTTTTAGGAGAAGTCAGAATTACGCCTGTAGACAGAAGTCATCCTTTTATCCTTCTCGATCAGAATAAATGCATACTCTGCGGAAGGTGCGTGAGAACGTGCAGTGATATAGTAGGACCGTCTGTTTACGGGTTTATTGACAGAGGTTTCAATACTCAGGTGTGCCCTATACCGGGAGAAGGATTGAGGAACACGGACTGCATAAACTGCGGAAATTGCATAGACGTCTGTCCGACGGGAGCCATCGCGAATGTCCCGTCTTCCGCAAAACCCATCCCTCGCCTTCTGGAAAAAATAAAATCGGTTTGCTCTTTCTGCTCGGTCGGATGTCATCTTTTGGTTGAAATGGATCCGACCGGATCCTGGAAAATAGGTTCCGGTAGAAACGGAGAGGTCGAGGGTCCGTCGAAAGGACTTCTTTGTTTCAGAGGCAGGTTCGGTCATGAATTGATCAAAGACGGATCGAGAATGACCAGACCTATGATAAATAAAAACGGCCGTCTCGTAGAGACGGATTGGGAAACAGCGATTGATGCCGTTGTTTCGGGTTTCAAGTCTTCGTCCGGGGAACAGGATTCAAACGCGGTATTTTTTTCCAGGAAATCGAGCGCAGAAGAAATGTTTTTGCTGCGCAAGATTTCAGATGCGTTCAGAACCGGTGTTTGCGCGAGCTTGTCGGCTCTTTTTTCCCCTGAATCTGAACTTCTGAACGATTTACCCGAGACATACGGGAGATCGACGGCAGATTTTAACGATCTCGATATGGCCGATGTGATTGTCGCAATAGGAGACATCGAAAATAGAAATCCTGTCGCGGCCATGAGAATAAACAAAAGAAAATCCGAAGGAGCGGCGGTTTTTCTCATAGACCCGAACGAGGCCAGTATTTTATCCAAAAAAGCGGACTTGTCCCTGTGTTTTAAAAACGGTGAAGACGGATATTTAATAGCGGCTCTGCTGAACTCGCTTATATCCAAGGGTGGATTGAAGTGGGAAATAATAGCGAAATTAACTTCGGATTTCAGCGCTTTTGAAGAATCGCTGAAGAAATGGTCTCTCAGGACCGTCGAAGAGACAACGGGTATAAAGAGAAGGATGATAAAAAAATTCGTAGACGCTCTTTCCGCTCCCGAAAAAAATGTAGTTTTTCTTCTTAACTCCGATCAGTACTCCTACCCGGAGACTCTGCGGCTTATTTGTTCGTATTTCGTTTTGACCGGAAAACTGTTTCAAAAAGGAAACGGCTTTATATTGCTCGGATCTCATTCAAACAGCTTCGCTTATAGGATTTATGAACCCCCTGAATCGGGTAATAAAGCCAGGCAAGCATTATGCAAAAGTGAAAAGTTGAAAGGAGTACTTATATTCAGGGAAGACCCTTGTTCGGACGAGAAACATAAAGAGGTGTTTGAAAAAGCAGAATTTTTAGTTGTTTCAGACTTCACATTAACACAAACAGCGAGAAAAGCGGACGTTTTTCTGCCTTGTTCGGCTCACTTTGAATCTGACTCGTCTTTCATCAGTGCGGTTGGAGAGGTTTTCACTTCAGCCAGGATATTTGAACCTTTACCGGGAAAAGACAACGTAAGTTTTCTTTCGGAAATACTCGAAAAAGCCGGTGGAGAAAAAATACGCTCTGTCAGGGCATCCGCCATTGAATCTCTTTCCTATAAAAAACCTCATTTCCACAAGAAAAAAGAAGCGGACGCTCTCGGCTCACCTGAATATTTTTTCCGATTGAAACCTTTCAGTTTGAAAAAAATTGAGATGGAAGAACATAAAAACATCGACAGCACCGACAGATGGATAGAGTGTTTTAAAGAGAAGAAGTTCAAATAA
- the nuoF gene encoding NADH-quinone oxidoreductase subunit NuoF, giving the protein MKTLLVGMGTCGISAGAEKVWNHLAELINEKNLHDKVRLEKTGCIGMCYKEPLVELRKEDGTKTIFGEIDTEKAVRILEEAVIEDGEIEDLVVYDFDKKGEADLFSKQMRVVLRNCGIINPESIDDYIDRDGYAALEKVIFDYTPEEVIEEITASGLRGRGGGGFPTGRKWLFTKMSPGDKKYVICNADEGDPGAFMDRSVLESDPHSVIEGMLICAYAVGAQEGYIYVRAEYPKAIERLKIAINSATERGYLGSGIFKSPFAFSLRIKEGAGAFVCGEETALIASIEGKRGMPRVRPPFPAVSGLWGKPTNINNVETFANIPWIIMNGAEKFACVGTEKSKGTKVFALAGKINRSGLIEVPMGLTINEVVNEIAGGIRNGKKLKAVQMGGPSGGCIPADMCGISIDYEEIVKTGAIMGSGGLIVMDEDTCMVDVARFFLSFTQKESCGKCTFCRIGTKKMLEILTRITNGEGEREDIPKLYELAEKIKSASLCGLGQTAPNPVLTTLKYFLSEYEAHIIDKKCPARVCSALVKYVIDPEKCIGCTLCAKKCPVKAISGEPKKVHVIDAELCISCGKCMEVCPKDAVYKE; this is encoded by the coding sequence ATGAAAACGCTGCTCGTCGGAATGGGGACTTGCGGAATATCCGCCGGAGCTGAAAAAGTTTGGAATCATCTGGCGGAACTTATAAACGAAAAGAATCTGCACGACAAAGTGAGACTTGAAAAAACAGGGTGCATTGGAATGTGCTACAAAGAGCCCCTTGTCGAGTTGAGAAAAGAAGACGGCACAAAAACAATATTCGGCGAAATTGACACCGAAAAAGCTGTCCGGATTCTCGAAGAAGCGGTCATTGAAGACGGGGAGATAGAAGATCTTGTCGTCTATGATTTCGACAAGAAGGGGGAAGCCGATCTTTTTTCAAAACAAATGCGTGTCGTCCTAAGAAACTGCGGCATTATAAATCCAGAAAGCATTGATGATTACATCGACAGGGACGGTTATGCAGCGCTTGAAAAAGTCATTTTCGATTACACTCCCGAGGAAGTCATTGAAGAAATAACGGCCAGCGGTCTGAGGGGCAGAGGCGGAGGCGGATTCCCTACGGGACGAAAATGGCTTTTTACGAAGATGAGCCCAGGCGATAAAAAATACGTGATATGCAACGCCGACGAAGGCGACCCGGGCGCTTTCATGGACAGAAGCGTCCTCGAAAGCGATCCTCATTCCGTAATTGAAGGAATGCTTATTTGCGCCTACGCCGTCGGCGCTCAGGAAGGCTACATTTACGTCAGAGCGGAATATCCCAAGGCAATAGAAAGACTGAAAATAGCTATAAATTCAGCCACGGAAAGAGGATACCTCGGAAGCGGGATTTTCAAGAGTCCCTTCGCGTTTTCATTGAGAATAAAAGAAGGAGCCGGAGCTTTCGTTTGCGGAGAAGAGACCGCTCTCATCGCTTCAATAGAAGGGAAAAGAGGGATGCCGAGAGTAAGACCGCCCTTTCCGGCAGTCAGCGGGTTGTGGGGAAAGCCTACTAATATTAACAATGTCGAAACATTCGCGAACATTCCTTGGATAATTATGAACGGCGCCGAAAAATTCGCATGTGTCGGAACTGAAAAAAGCAAAGGGACGAAAGTATTCGCTCTTGCGGGAAAGATAAACAGAAGCGGATTGATAGAAGTCCCCATGGGACTGACGATCAATGAGGTCGTCAACGAAATCGCAGGAGGGATAAGAAACGGAAAAAAACTTAAAGCTGTGCAGATGGGCGGACCGTCCGGAGGATGCATACCCGCTGATATGTGCGGCATTTCCATTGACTATGAGGAAATTGTCAAAACCGGAGCGATTATGGGATCCGGCGGTCTGATAGTCATGGACGAGGACACTTGCATGGTAGACGTTGCGAGATTTTTTCTCAGCTTCACTCAGAAAGAATCTTGCGGTAAATGCACTTTCTGCAGAATCGGGACCAAGAAAATGCTCGAGATTTTGACCAGGATAACCAATGGAGAAGGCGAACGTGAAGACATCCCGAAACTTTACGAATTGGCGGAAAAAATAAAATCCGCTTCGCTATGCGGACTCGGCCAGACAGCCCCGAATCCCGTTCTGACGACCCTGAAATATTTTTTGAGCGAATACGAAGCGCACATAATTGACAAAAAATGTCCTGCCAGAGTATGTTCCGCACTCGTCAAATACGTTATAGACCCTGAAAAATGCATAGGTTGTACGCTTTGCGCAAAGAAATGTCCGGTGAAAGCAATTTCCGGAGAACCTAAAAAAGTGCATGTCATAGACGCCGAATTATGCATATCATGCGGTAAATGCATGGAAGTTTGCCCGAAAGACGCCGTTTACAAAGAATAG
- the nuoE gene encoding NADH-quinone oxidoreductase subunit NuoE, protein MVSASKQIKDEMFRRQLRRYGKDKGSIIPLLQAAQDIYSYVPSEIVSVISEATTIPQSSIYGVATFYKQFRLKPVGKHIIKVCQGTACHVNGSKEIMKAVEEHLSVGENENTEDGLFTLQSVACLGCCSLSPAVMIDDETYGKLTPDSIRSILDSYRKNEGDKK, encoded by the coding sequence ATGGTATCCGCATCGAAACAGATTAAAGACGAGATGTTCAGAAGACAACTCAGGAGATACGGCAAAGATAAAGGGTCAATAATACCGCTTTTGCAGGCAGCTCAGGATATCTATTCATACGTGCCGTCGGAAATCGTCTCAGTTATATCCGAAGCGACAACGATTCCACAGAGCAGTATATACGGAGTGGCTACGTTTTATAAACAGTTCAGGCTAAAGCCTGTAGGCAAGCATATAATCAAGGTCTGCCAGGGCACCGCCTGTCACGTCAACGGTTCGAAGGAGATTATGAAAGCGGTCGAAGAGCACCTTTCAGTCGGAGAAAACGAAAACACTGAAGACGGATTATTCACCCTGCAGTCTGTGGCGTGTCTCGGCTGCTGCAGCCTTTCTCCGGCTGTAATGATTGACGATGAAACTTACGGAAAACTGACCCCTGATTCGATTCGCAGTATTCTGGATTCGTACAGAAAAAATGAAGGAGACAAAAAATGA
- a CDS encoding O-antigen ligase family protein, with amino-acid sequence MLVFFLAPLVSKNRHLSSGGIFTSAVLAVAIFVIISYFRKIDNIPLSLPFLITFTIFSAFSAVFSEEKELSTVQVSYFFSWSAAFFCGYAFREKRDLFYRIAVFSASAALIYSLWQYFVIFPAIKDMLASGSGLVETSSELISAGRIFSTFQYPNSFAAYLLLVSGLIWILLEKNDSGSILKAFLCVVWFSVSFFIYLTSSRLALALWALFIVGTAIYFYKKNKKMLFLITVLALAGTSTAVIINRSNEEPATREIHERAHSLKTDSGSKLLTFYGAVNMTLDNPFTGSGPGMFKRQYPRYRPVGQTDVPSSAHNIILDVSSTAGIPASLFLAAALFFILADSLSFPLLFFTFLSLLLHSLGDWDFNNFGISIVFFTLAGAHSKPCALKKPKLFSLALALSFPFFIFFSMRSGIAGRFYERGDFLLRFGHPESAVFYSDRAIQINPSRADYFFLKGLSFRDPDSAENAFLEASARSPLWFEPYYHLGKINMASGDCISARRYFETAYGLFPSSVEIKSLLDSLESQGR; translated from the coding sequence ATGTTGGTTTTTTTTCTCGCTCCTCTTGTGTCTAAAAACAGACATTTATCGAGCGGTGGAATTTTCACATCCGCCGTGCTCGCTGTCGCAATTTTCGTTATTATTTCATACTTTCGCAAAATTGACAACATCCCGCTTTCATTGCCTTTTTTAATCACTTTCACGATTTTTTCTGCTTTTTCCGCCGTTTTTTCAGAAGAAAAAGAGCTCTCAACGGTCCAGGTTTCATATTTTTTTTCGTGGTCAGCCGCTTTTTTTTGCGGATACGCCTTCAGGGAAAAAAGAGACTTGTTTTACCGGATTGCGGTTTTCTCGGCTTCTGCCGCTCTCATTTACTCGCTTTGGCAGTACTTTGTAATTTTCCCCGCCATTAAAGACATGCTGGCTTCAGGTTCAGGTCTTGTTGAAACGTCTTCGGAACTTATTTCCGCAGGAAGGATATTTTCGACTTTTCAGTATCCGAACTCGTTTGCCGCCTATCTTCTGCTCGTTTCGGGATTGATATGGATTTTACTTGAAAAAAATGACAGCGGCTCCATATTGAAAGCGTTTCTGTGCGTGGTCTGGTTCTCGGTTTCATTTTTCATCTACCTGACCTCTTCGAGACTCGCTTTAGCGCTTTGGGCTCTTTTTATAGTAGGAACCGCGATCTATTTTTATAAAAAAAACAAAAAAATGCTTTTTTTGATAACAGTGCTCGCCCTGGCGGGCACTTCGACGGCAGTGATAATTAACAGATCGAACGAAGAACCGGCCACCAGGGAAATTCACGAAAGGGCTCACTCACTCAAAACCGATTCCGGATCAAAACTTCTCACTTTTTACGGTGCCGTAAACATGACTCTGGACAATCCTTTTACCGGATCCGGACCGGGAATGTTTAAAAGACAATATCCGCGATACAGACCGGTTGGCCAGACGGACGTCCCCTCCTCCGCTCACAACATCATACTTGACGTGTCCTCGACCGCCGGGATCCCTGCCTCCTTGTTTCTCGCCGCCGCGCTTTTCTTTATCCTCGCGGATTCATTATCTTTTCCCCTTCTGTTTTTCACTTTTCTGTCTTTACTACTTCATTCACTCGGCGACTGGGATTTCAACAACTTCGGAATTTCTATTGTTTTTTTCACATTAGCCGGAGCCCATTCAAAACCTTGCGCTTTGAAAAAGCCGAAGCTTTTTTCTCTCGCTCTTGCCCTTTCATTTCCATTTTTTATTTTTTTTTCAATGAGGTCGGGTATCGCCGGAAGGTTTTACGAAAGAGGGGATTTTCTTCTGCGTTTTGGACACCCGGAATCGGCCGTTTTTTACTCGGACAGAGCCATTCAAATCAACCCATCAAGAGCCGATTACTTCTTTTTGAAAGGTTTGTCCTTCCGCGACCCGGACAGCGCCGAAAACGCTTTTCTTGAGGCATCGGCACGCTCTCCTCTGTGGTTCGAACCGTATTATCATCTCGGTAAAATAAACATGGCGAGCGGCGACTGTATATCGGCAAGGCGTTACTTTGAAACGGCTTACGGTTTGTTCCCGTCGTCCGTGGAAATTAAAAGTCTTCTCGATTCACTGGAATCTCAAGGCCGTTGA
- a CDS encoding DUF559 domain-containing protein: MVRHQASKVLVAILKNKEDLLIARDLHWYRIPVDKADKLLSKKWPPEWLAFYMPKIFGKEAFSVRHYARVLRIEKAKRWQLFPQNPLNNDSDKEYYQLLISDLYNLVQPIHSKRLRRIVFIQTSLKKLLSAEEINDLYEGSKIEEKMWNELKIRNISAERQVLISSGEKNYFLDFAIYCKKGRIDVETDGDFWHNNPKTAVKDNERNNDLASLGWQVLRFSSGQIDKDGARYCMNKIIQTINALSGFDRCQREKK, translated from the coding sequence ATGGTTCGGCATCAGGCATCAAAAGTCCTCGTGGCAATACTCAAGAATAAAGAGGATTTGCTTATCGCGAGAGATCTTCACTGGTACAGGATACCCGTAGATAAAGCGGACAAGCTCCTGTCGAAGAAATGGCCGCCGGAATGGCTCGCTTTTTACATGCCGAAAATATTCGGAAAAGAGGCGTTTTCGGTGAGACATTACGCCCGGGTTTTGAGGATTGAAAAGGCGAAAAGATGGCAGTTGTTCCCTCAAAACCCTTTGAACAATGACAGCGACAAGGAATACTATCAGTTGCTGATATCGGATCTTTACAACCTGGTTCAACCCATCCACAGTAAAAGATTGAGAAGGATAGTTTTCATTCAGACAAGCTTGAAAAAACTCCTCTCGGCCGAAGAGATCAACGATCTCTATGAAGGCAGTAAAATTGAAGAAAAGATGTGGAATGAATTGAAAATCAGAAATATCAGCGCCGAAAGACAGGTTTTGATAAGTTCCGGAGAGAAAAACTATTTTCTCGATTTTGCCATATACTGCAAAAAAGGCAGGATCGACGTGGAAACTGACGGCGATTTTTGGCACAACAATCCGAAAACGGCTGTAAAAGACAACGAAAGGAACAACGACCTCGCCTCTCTGGGCTGGCAGGTTCTGCGTTTTTCATCTGGTCAAATTGATAAAGACGGAGCCCGGTATTGCATGAACAAGATAATTCAAACCATAAATGCCTTGTCGGGTTTTGACCGTTGTCAGCGCGAAAAAAAATAG